The following is a genomic window from Pseudothermotoga thermarum DSM 5069.
TCCAAACCAAGCTGGGCCGTCGATTACCTCTCCTGTTCCGTAGTAAGTCCCTTCGGGTATGCCGTTTGGTAAAAAAACTGCGTAGTTGAAAAACCCTTCTGGTCCGACAAAAGCCCAGCAATAAGAATTGTTCACCTGTACGAACAGCAAAAGCAACCAAGCTTTGGTTTCAGATTCTGAAAGAGTAAAAACTTTTATTTTGGAAGGATCTGCGTTTATGAGTCCCCTTGACTTGCTGTCGTAAATGGCTTTTTTAAGCGGTGATTCACCTAATTGGAAACTGAGCAGATCCTTGATTGTTGAGAAATCCTCAGCCAAATCATTTTCGAACAAGTTTACCCAAGCGTTTCTTTCGACAGGCCCCAAACTGTTTAATACGATGTCTTTGATTTTTTCGTAATATTCCTGCGCAGTTAAATGCTCGGCAAGGTAAAATCCGCTTGCAACGCTATATTTGCTCCTCAAATACGCTGCACTCATGGCAATGACCTTTAACGCATCGGCTTCGTCTTTCAACTTACCGCTGGCAAGTGCAACGCTTTTGATTGTCGTGTTCACCTGAGTTATAATGGCTGTCGCTATTATCGAGGCAATGGCTATCATCATTATGGCAGCAACCATCACATATCCGCTTTTTCCTTTCATGCCATCACATCCCAATTCCCGGTGGATAAACAGAAAAAGTCATTGAAATCTTTGAATTTGGGTTCATCGGATTGTTTGCTTCGACGGAGAATTTTATCGGCAAGGATGTTGAAGGATCAAAAGTAACAGTTACACCTCTGGTTGGTATGGTGAGCATCTGTTCTTCTTCCAGATAAATGAGTTTATCTTCTTCCGAAATCAATTTGCAATTTATTATTCCAGTTCCGAGTATTTCAGGTATTATAATTTGAAATTGAACAACCTTTTCAGAAACATTTATAGAGTTTGCAGACCCGCTGGCTTTGCTGAGAATGCGAATAACGCTATTTGCAGTTTCCGTAAGCTGGCGGATTGTTTCTAAAATCTGTATGTGTTGCTGCGCTTTTTTTAAGTAGTCATTTATCACCAAAGCAAAAACAATAGTAAAAACAGCGAAAACAGCTATGACTATTACGATTTCCAAAACAGTAAAAGCTTTTTTCAACTTAAAGCACCCTAATCATATTTTACATGGTTTTTCAAAAATTGTGATAAATGGTTCGCCTTTGTGTTAGTATTTTTGTGAAGATGTGATCTCCTCCCATTCCTTAAAAGGTATAGGCTTCCTGCTTCACCGCGGTTTCCCACTCCACAGGCGTTACTTCGGGCCGGTCCAACCATAAAGCTTGTTCAAAACTCAAACTAAGCCCTTTCCTCAATATCACCATCGCCGCGTTCACGTCCCTGTCTATCTTTAAGCCACACTCAACACATACCTTTTGATAAACAACACCTTTGTACATCCTCAAAAAAGCAAACACTTTGTTGATCGCATCACTACGTCGATTCGATATCTTCTCATACTCCCTGCGTATCAATGTTAGTCTTCTTTGCAGCTTTTTCAACCTTCTTATTTCATGCTTTGTCTATCACCACTCTGTTTCGCTTCAAATCAAGCTCGTACTTCAAACCATACCGCTTCATCCCTACTCCATATCCATTGGCTTTAAGCTTATCAAGCGAACGAAGGTTATCTTTCAACCTGCCTGATACCTCTTGCTTTACCTGTGATCCAAGTAGACTTAACTGTCTTTGTTCATATTTGACTTGTTCAGATTTGTTCAAAGCCAAGGCGCTCCTTTCAGACGAAAATTTGGTATGCTTTGATTATAACCTACATGCTATATTGTATAATGAAATCAAGCCGTTCATCACAGTCCATTGAAAGGGATGTGATTTATGGCTAAATTTCTGTAAGGTAGTTACAATTACATCCATAAAAAGTCCTTGGTGGAATGTGTTAAAATCCCAAGGGGTTTCTGTTATAATGTTAACACGGTGAACTTCGTGGTGCAAAATTTTTTATGAAGAGGGGAGGTGTACCCGAAAGGGTGTAATTATGGCTAAGAAAAGAATTTTGGTCGTTGATGACGATCCATCGATCATTGAGCTTGTAAGTTACAACCTCGCCAGAGAGGGATACGATGTTCTCAAAGCCTACGACGGCGAGGAAGCTTTGAAAGTCGCCGCCAACGAACCAGTGGATTTGTTCATCGTCGATATCATGTTACCCGGTATGGATGGTTTTGAACTTGTAAGACAGCTCAGATCAAGTGAAAAGTACAAAACAACACCGGTGATTTTCTTGAGCGCAAAAGGCGAGGAGTTTGACAAAGTTTTGGGACTGGAACTTGGCGCTGACGATTACATCACTAAGCCGTTCAGCATCAGAGAATTGATAGCAAGGATCAAAGCTGTTTTCAGAAGAATCCAATTGAGTGCACAAGAAAAGGAAGAAAGACCAAAGAAGATTGTTGCAAAAGGCTTGGAAATCGACGTTGAAAGGTACGAAGTCAGGGTCGGGGGTAAAAAAGTCAATTTAACCCCATTGGAATTTGAACTGCTCAGGTTCCTGGCGGAAAACGAAGGAAAAGTTTTCAACAGGGATGTTTTGCTTGACAAGCTTTGGGGTTATGACTACTATGGAGACACCAGAACCGTCGATGTTCACATTAGAAGACTTAGAACAAAAATTGAAGAAGATCCTTCCAATCCGAAGTACATAATCACTGTTAGAGGGAAGGGTTACAAGTTCAGAGACCCAGGGAAGGAAGAATAATAGGTGCTTGTTGCTTTTTTAATAGCCATTTCAATAATCGTCGCATTGGTTGTTTACGAAATTGCAAGCCATTGGAAAATTAGAGATTACAAAAAATTCTTTCAAAGGGTGGCGGAGTTGGCTGGTGTGAGTGAAGACTCCCCACCTATTCATATTTTGCAACAACTTAGAAATAGGATCGCGATGTTGGAGGAAGAACTTGCAGCCGTTCAAAAGAGCAGGGAAAACGTTTTAACCTTATTGGATAACGTGGTGGATCCAATCTTTTTCGTTCAAGTTGATGGAGAAATAATCTTCGCAAACAAAGCAGCCGAGATGATATCACGCTCTGCGGTTGTTTCAAAGAAAATACACGAGGTGCTTGAAGATTACTTTCTCATCGAGATGTTTGACGAAACAGTCAGAACCTGGCAAGTTCAAGAAGCAAATGTGATGCTTTACGTCAACGGTCGCAAGAGGTATTTTTCTTGCAAGATGATACCGGTTTCGCTTTCGAAATCAGAGAAAAGGATAGTTATTCTCATGCATGATATAACAAAAGAACACGAGCTCAACGAAATGAGAAAAGAATTTGTATCCAACGTTTCGCACGAGTTGAGGACACCACTCACTTCCATACATGGATACGCCGAAACTCTCTTGAACGACCCTGATATTGACCCTGAGACTCGCCAAAGGTTTCTAAGCATCATAGAAAATGAAGCGGCAAGAATGACAAGGTTGATAAACGATCTTTTGGATTTGGAAAGGCTCGAATCTGGAGAAGCCAGATTTGAATTTCAACCTGTGGACTTGTGTTCAGTTATCAAATATGTTCTTTCAATAGTAGAACCACTTGCTGTTCAATATGGCGTAAAAGTGGAATACAGTTGTCAGGACATCGTTTTGGAGGCAGATCAAGATAGGTTAATTCAAATGCTGGTTAACTTGGTTGACAACGCAGTTAAGTATACTTCGCTGAAAGAAACCGGCGAAAAGCAAGTTAAAGTCAGTGCAAAACTTCAGGATGAATCGGTAGTAATAAAGGTTGAAGACACAGGACCAGGCATACCGAAAAACGCTTTGGAAAGGATCTTCGATAGGTTTTACAGGGTGGATAAAGGAAGAAGCAGAAAAATGGGTGGCGCAGGTTTGGGAC
Proteins encoded in this region:
- a CDS encoding type II secretion system protein, which gives rise to MKKAFTVLEIVIVIAVFAVFTIVFALVINDYLKKAQQHIQILETIRQLTETANSVIRILSKASGSANSINVSEKVVQFQIIIPEILGTGIINCKLISEEDKLIYLEEEQMLTIPTRGVTVTFDPSTSLPIKFSVEANNPMNPNSKISMTFSVYPPGIGM
- a CDS encoding response regulator transcription factor; translation: MAKKRILVVDDDPSIIELVSYNLAREGYDVLKAYDGEEALKVAANEPVDLFIVDIMLPGMDGFELVRQLRSSEKYKTTPVIFLSAKGEEFDKVLGLELGADDYITKPFSIRELIARIKAVFRRIQLSAQEKEERPKKIVAKGLEIDVERYEVRVGGKKVNLTPLEFELLRFLAENEGKVFNRDVLLDKLWGYDYYGDTRTVDVHIRRLRTKIEEDPSNPKYIITVRGKGYKFRDPGKEE
- a CDS encoding sensor histidine kinase — protein: MLVAFLIAISIIVALVVYEIASHWKIRDYKKFFQRVAELAGVSEDSPPIHILQQLRNRIAMLEEELAAVQKSRENVLTLLDNVVDPIFFVQVDGEIIFANKAAEMISRSAVVSKKIHEVLEDYFLIEMFDETVRTWQVQEANVMLYVNGRKRYFSCKMIPVSLSKSEKRIVILMHDITKEHELNEMRKEFVSNVSHELRTPLTSIHGYAETLLNDPDIDPETRQRFLSIIENEAARMTRLINDLLDLERLESGEARFEFQPVDLCSVIKYVLSIVEPLAVQYGVKVEYSCQDIVLEADQDRLIQMLVNLVDNAVKYTSLKETGEKQVKVSAKLQDESVVIKVEDTGPGIPKNALERIFDRFYRVDKGRSRKMGGAGLGLSIVKTIVDRHNGKIYVESEVGVGTTFTVVLPVKQGERKDENVRYHQKEA